The following are encoded together in the Falsiruegeria litorea R37 genome:
- a CDS encoding DinB family protein, giving the protein MPNPAYCQAMARYNLWQNDNLITAANTLSKAERQKDHGAFFGSIQQTFSHLAWGDTIWFSRFADIQPPDLAIADSAQYLPDWEAYCTRRKDLDQQILAWAKEVPEAWFNGDLSWYSGAIERDVTKPKALLVMQFFNHQTHHRGQIHAMLTAAGARPGDTDIPFMPDSYAAL; this is encoded by the coding sequence ATGCCCAACCCCGCCTATTGCCAAGCCATGGCGCGTTACAATCTATGGCAAAACGACAATCTGATCACCGCAGCCAACACGCTGTCCAAGGCCGAACGCCAAAAGGATCACGGCGCCTTTTTCGGTTCGATCCAGCAGACGTTCTCGCACCTCGCCTGGGGCGATACAATCTGGTTCAGCCGTTTTGCGGACATCCAGCCTCCTGATCTGGCGATAGCGGATTCCGCCCAATATCTGCCAGACTGGGAAGCGTACTGCACCCGTCGCAAAGATCTGGACCAGCAGATCCTGGCCTGGGCCAAAGAGGTGCCAGAGGCCTGGTTCAACGGCGATCTGAGCTGGTATTCCGGGGCGATTGAACGCGACGTAACCAAACCGAAAGCCCTGCTGGTGATGCAGTTCTTCAATCACCAAACCCACCACCGGGGCCAGATCCACGCCATGTTGACAGCCGCAGGCGCGCGCCCGGGGGACACCGATATCCCCTTCATGCCAGACAGCTACGCCGCGCTCTGA
- a CDS encoding F0F1 ATP synthase subunit delta codes for MSEPASISAGIAERYATAIFEIAKENNNLDGLETGINDLVAALADSADLRDLLSSPVVSRAEQEAAIAAVADKMGLDPVLKNSLGLMAQKRRLFVVPQLLTALREALAEARGEVTADVASAKALTKTQMEKLSKTLSANVGKTVTINATVDESLIGGLVVKVGSKMIDTSIRSKLNSLQNAMKEVG; via the coding sequence GTGTCCGAACCAGCTTCGATTTCCGCAGGCATTGCCGAGCGCTATGCCACCGCGATTTTTGAGATCGCGAAAGAGAACAATAACCTCGACGGTCTGGAAACCGGCATCAACGATCTGGTTGCTGCTCTGGCAGACAGCGCTGATCTGCGCGACCTGCTGTCCTCGCCCGTCGTATCGCGCGCCGAGCAAGAGGCCGCCATCGCTGCAGTGGCAGACAAGATGGGTCTGGACCCGGTTCTGAAGAACAGCTTGGGTTTGATGGCGCAGAAGCGCCGCCTGTTCGTCGTGCCGCAGCTGCTGACCGCGCTGCGCGAGGCACTGGCAGAGGCCCGTGGCGAAGTGACCGCAGATGTCGCATCCGCCAAGGCGCTGACCAAGACCCAGATGGAAAAACTGTCCAAGACGCTGTCCGCGAACGTGGGCAAAACCGTGACTATCAATGCGACCGTTGATGAGAGCCTCATCGGCGGTCTTGTCGTTAAAGTGGGCTCGAAGATGATCGACACCTCGATCCGCTCCAAGCTCAACTCCCTCCAGAATGCAATGAAAGAGGTCGGATAA
- the clpA gene encoding ATP-dependent Clp protease ATP-binding subunit ClpA, which translates to MPSFSSTLEQAIHAALAAANERRHEFATLEHLLLALLDEPDAVRVMKACSVDLSELRSTLVEFIDEDLSNLVTDIDGSEAVPTAAFQRVIQRAAIHVQSSGRTEVTGANVLVAIFAERESNAAYFLQEQDMTRYDAVNFIAHGVAKDPEFGESRPVSGATDAEEEVHTATTEGEQKESALAKYCVDLNAKSREGDIDPLIGRDSEVERCIQVLCRRRKNNPLLVGDPGVGKTAIAEGLARKIVNGNTPEVLSNTTIYSLDMGALLAGTRYRGDFEERLKAVVTELEDHPDAVLFIDEIHTVIGAGATSGGAMDASNLLKPALQGGKLRTMGSTTYKEFRQHFEKDRALSRRFQKIDVNEPTVEDSVKILKGLKPYFEEHHDIKYTADAIKTAVELSARYINDRKLPDKAIDVIDEAGAAQHLVAESKRRKTIGVKEIEAVVAKIARIPPKNVTKDDAEVLKDLEASLKRVVFGQDNAIEALSSAIKLARAGLREPEKPIGNYLFAGPTGVGKTEVAKQLADTLGVELLRFDMSEYMEKHAVSRLIGAPPGYVGFDQGGMLTDGVDQHPHCVLLLDEIEKAHPDVFNILLQVMDHGELTDHNGRTVNFRNVVLIMTSNAGAQEQAKAAIGFARDRREGEDTAAIERTFTPEFRNRLDAVISFAPLPKEVILQVVEKFVLQLEAQLMDRNVSIELTRPAAAWLADKGYDDKMGARPLGRVIQEHIKKPLAEELLFGKLAKGGVVRVGVKDGELDLQIDGPDKPRISGDKPPLLTAD; encoded by the coding sequence GTGCCTTCATTCTCGAGCACACTTGAACAAGCCATTCACGCAGCCCTGGCCGCTGCCAACGAACGGCGTCACGAATTTGCCACGCTAGAGCATCTGCTTCTGGCGCTTCTGGACGAGCCTGATGCAGTGCGCGTCATGAAGGCCTGTAGCGTGGACTTAAGCGAGCTTCGCAGCACCCTGGTTGAATTTATCGACGAGGATTTGTCGAACCTTGTCACGGACATAGACGGATCCGAGGCGGTGCCCACGGCCGCTTTCCAGCGTGTGATCCAGCGCGCTGCGATCCATGTACAGTCGTCAGGTCGGACCGAGGTCACCGGCGCCAACGTGCTCGTCGCGATCTTTGCCGAACGCGAAAGCAACGCCGCCTATTTCCTGCAAGAGCAGGACATGACCCGCTATGACGCAGTGAATTTCATCGCCCATGGTGTCGCCAAGGACCCCGAATTCGGCGAAAGCCGCCCGGTGTCTGGAGCGACTGACGCCGAAGAAGAGGTGCACACCGCGACGACCGAGGGCGAACAAAAAGAAAGCGCCTTGGCCAAATACTGCGTCGATCTGAACGCGAAATCGCGTGAAGGCGATATTGACCCGCTGATCGGGCGCGACTCCGAGGTCGAGCGCTGCATTCAGGTGCTCTGCCGCCGCCGCAAGAACAACCCGCTGTTGGTGGGTGATCCGGGCGTGGGTAAAACCGCGATCGCCGAGGGGCTGGCCCGCAAGATCGTCAACGGCAACACGCCCGAGGTTCTGTCGAACACGACGATCTATTCGCTCGACATGGGCGCGCTGTTGGCTGGCACCCGCTATCGCGGCGACTTTGAGGAGCGTCTGAAAGCGGTTGTGACCGAGCTTGAGGACCACCCCGACGCCGTGCTGTTCATCGACGAGATCCACACTGTCATCGGTGCCGGTGCCACCTCGGGCGGTGCGATGGATGCCTCGAACCTGCTGAAACCTGCGTTGCAGGGCGGCAAGCTGCGCACAATGGGGTCGACCACCTACAAGGAATTCCGCCAGCATTTCGAAAAGGACCGCGCCCTGAGCCGCCGGTTCCAGAAGATCGACGTGAACGAACCCACGGTTGAGGACAGCGTGAAGATCCTGAAGGGTCTGAAGCCCTACTTCGAAGAGCATCACGACATCAAGTACACTGCGGATGCGATCAAGACCGCGGTTGAACTGTCGGCGCGCTACATCAACGACCGCAAACTGCCCGACAAGGCAATTGACGTCATTGACGAGGCAGGAGCCGCGCAGCATCTGGTGGCCGAAAGCAAGCGTCGCAAGACGATTGGTGTGAAAGAGATCGAGGCCGTTGTGGCCAAGATCGCCCGCATTCCGCCCAAGAACGTCACCAAGGACGACGCCGAGGTGCTCAAGGATCTTGAGGCCAGCCTGAAACGTGTGGTCTTTGGTCAGGACAACGCCATCGAGGCCCTGTCCAGCGCCATCAAACTGGCCCGTGCGGGTCTGCGAGAGCCTGAAAAGCCCATCGGCAACTACCTGTTTGCCGGCCCCACCGGCGTCGGGAAAACCGAGGTTGCAAAGCAATTGGCGGACACGCTCGGTGTCGAGTTACTGCGCTTTGACATGTCGGAATACATGGAGAAGCATGCGGTGTCCCGTCTGATCGGTGCCCCTCCGGGATATGTCGGGTTCGATCAGGGTGGCATGCTGACTGACGGAGTCGACCAGCACCCGCATTGTGTCCTGCTGCTCGACGAGATCGAAAAGGCGCACCCGGATGTGTTCAACATCCTGCTGCAGGTCATGGACCACGGCGAACTGACGGATCACAACGGCCGCACGGTGAACTTCCGCAACGTGGTGCTGATCATGACCTCGAACGCGGGCGCGCAGGAACAGGCCAAGGCCGCCATCGGCTTTGCCCGTGATCGTCGCGAGGGTGAGGACACCGCCGCCATCGAGCGCACATTCACACCCGAATTCCGCAACCGTCTGGATGCCGTGATCTCGTTCGCGCCGCTGCCGAAAGAAGTCATCTTGCAGGTGGTCGAAAAGTTCGTGCTGCAGCTTGAAGCGCAGTTGATGGACCGCAACGTGTCGATCGAACTGACCCGCCCCGCTGCTGCTTGGCTGGCCGACAAAGGGTATGACGACAAGATGGGCGCCCGTCCGCTGGGTCGCGTGATCCAGGAACACATCAAGAAGCCGCTGGCCGAAGAGCTGCTGTTTGGCAAACTGGCCAAGGGCGGCGTCGTTCGTGTGGGTGTCAAGGACGGCGAGTTGGATCTGCAAATCGACGGCCCGGACAAGCCGCGCATTTCGGGCGACAAGCCTCCGCTTTTGACCGCGGACTAA
- a CDS encoding peptidoglycan -binding protein, with the protein MPLSRRTGQRFQGSIWPGFVDAMTGLLLVLMFVLTIFMVVQFVLRETISGQETELDALSAEVSALALALGLEERESNQLEARLGALNSTLNQAQDNLDAAQSELAERASIIASLTAERDAQRTALTEAETRITGFEAQVAALLADRDRVLSDIATLQQERDALDQARADLLTEQEALNLALAQSRSEIDAQVEAARLAAARREALEALVADLQKEGEERAGRINTLEQQLTDEEAARLAEAAAAEALRERLQNADTELTAMTLALEQQRQEAEDTLTLLAAADAARDALQQELTQALEQIDIAKAQGRERDELAESLTRTLALMEATQAAQTTQVTELEAQLALAQADLETARAQTAGTEESKAEVEARLLQALDALERAQTAASDQELLQARLLAALNAQDNASQEADSQRNLAEERAILLAKARETLAAEQEISAEAQRQTALLNQQVAALRSQLGGLQALLDDFKDRDAAAQVQLQTLGQDLNAALARAASEERKRRLLEEAERQRLEAEAIKLAEEARALEAQAKDLEQYRSEFFGRLRGLLGDQEGVRIEGDRFVFSSEVLFDPGSADLSIDGQFEIAKVARILQSIASDIPTEIDWVIRVDGHTDNVPLFGSGKYADNWELSQGRALSVVRYMVEFLGIPPDRLSANGFGEYQPLNTADTPEARAQNRRIELKLTEK; encoded by the coding sequence ATGCCCCTGTCACGTCGTACGGGTCAAAGGTTCCAAGGGTCGATCTGGCCCGGTTTCGTAGACGCGATGACGGGACTATTGCTGGTTCTGATGTTCGTTCTGACCATCTTTATGGTGGTGCAGTTTGTCCTGCGAGAGACGATTTCAGGCCAGGAAACCGAGTTGGACGCGCTGTCGGCCGAGGTGTCGGCCCTGGCTCTGGCACTTGGATTGGAAGAGCGTGAAAGCAACCAACTTGAGGCGCGGTTGGGGGCTCTCAATTCGACCCTCAATCAGGCACAGGATAATCTGGATGCCGCACAGTCAGAACTGGCGGAACGCGCGTCGATCATTGCCTCGCTGACCGCCGAGCGGGATGCGCAGCGGACGGCTCTGACCGAGGCCGAAACCCGGATCACCGGATTTGAGGCCCAAGTTGCGGCCCTGTTGGCGGATAGGGACCGGGTGCTGTCAGATATTGCCACGTTGCAGCAAGAGCGCGATGCGCTGGACCAGGCACGCGCTGATCTGCTGACGGAACAAGAGGCGCTGAACCTGGCGCTTGCGCAGTCGCGCAGCGAGATTGACGCCCAAGTCGAGGCCGCACGATTGGCGGCCGCCCGCCGCGAGGCGCTCGAGGCGCTGGTGGCCGACCTGCAGAAAGAAGGCGAAGAGCGCGCGGGCCGCATCAACACGCTTGAACAGCAACTGACCGATGAAGAGGCGGCCCGCCTGGCCGAGGCCGCCGCAGCCGAAGCCCTGCGCGAACGCCTGCAAAACGCGGATACCGAGCTGACGGCGATGACGCTGGCGTTGGAACAGCAGCGTCAGGAAGCCGAAGATACGCTGACCTTGTTGGCGGCAGCCGATGCTGCACGTGACGCCCTGCAACAAGAGCTGACGCAGGCCTTGGAGCAGATCGATATTGCCAAGGCCCAAGGCCGCGAACGCGACGAATTGGCCGAAAGCCTGACCCGTACTTTGGCCTTGATGGAAGCAACACAGGCAGCGCAAACCACGCAAGTCACCGAATTGGAAGCGCAATTGGCTCTGGCGCAAGCTGATCTTGAGACCGCGCGCGCTCAGACGGCAGGGACCGAAGAAAGCAAAGCCGAAGTCGAGGCGCGCCTGCTACAAGCGTTGGACGCCCTGGAGCGTGCGCAAACGGCGGCCTCGGATCAGGAGCTGTTGCAAGCCCGTCTGTTGGCAGCTCTCAATGCGCAGGATAACGCCAGCCAGGAAGCTGACAGTCAACGCAATCTGGCCGAGGAGCGCGCCATTCTTTTGGCAAAGGCGCGTGAAACTCTTGCGGCCGAGCAAGAGATTTCAGCCGAGGCGCAGCGACAGACAGCGCTGCTCAATCAACAGGTCGCGGCCTTGCGCTCGCAGCTTGGCGGGTTGCAGGCTTTGCTGGATGACTTCAAGGACCGGGACGCGGCGGCACAGGTTCAGTTGCAGACCCTTGGGCAGGATTTGAACGCCGCACTGGCCCGCGCCGCCTCTGAGGAGCGCAAGCGTCGCCTGCTGGAAGAGGCGGAACGCCAGAGGCTCGAAGCCGAGGCCATCAAACTGGCAGAAGAGGCCCGCGCGCTGGAGGCTCAGGCCAAGGATCTAGAGCAGTACCGATCCGAATTTTTTGGCCGTTTGCGGGGTCTTCTGGGCGATCAAGAGGGGGTTCGGATCGAGGGCGACCGTTTTGTGTTCTCGTCCGAGGTTTTGTTCGATCCCGGCAGTGCCGATCTGTCCATCGACGGTCAGTTCGAAATCGCCAAGGTTGCCCGCATCCTGCAATCCATCGCCAGCGATATCCCCACCGAAATCGATTGGGTGATCCGCGTGGATGGCCACACCGATAACGTGCCGCTGTTCGGCTCTGGCAAATACGCTGACAACTGGGAGCTCAGCCAGGGCCGTGCTCTGTCCGTGGTTCGCTACATGGTCGAGTTCCTGGGCATCCCGCCGGATCGTCTGTCGGCAAACGGATTTGGTGAATACCAGCCGTTGAACACCGCAGACACGCCCGAAGCGCGGGCCCAAAACCGGCGCATCGAGCTGAAACTGACGGAAAAATAA
- the gloB gene encoding hydroxyacylglutathione hydrolase produces MPLEIVTIPCLSDNYAFLAHDDASGETALVDAPEAGPILAELEARGWSLSHVLLTHHHWDHVDGLGDILTKHPAKVIGAAADAHRLPALDAQVNDGDTFEFGGETVHVMDVSGHTVGHIAFHMPASSVLFTADSLMALGCGRLFEGTPDQMWASLCKMAALPPETTVCSGHEYTQSNGAFAVTIEPENPDLQARVADIAQARAAGKPTVPSSLALELATNPFLRAAEPGIAANLGMSGADPAAVFTEIRSRKDSF; encoded by the coding sequence ATGCCTCTCGAGATCGTCACCATTCCCTGCCTCTCAGACAACTATGCCTTTCTGGCCCATGATGACGCAAGCGGAGAAACTGCCCTTGTGGACGCCCCCGAAGCCGGGCCCATTCTGGCCGAGCTTGAGGCGCGCGGATGGTCGCTCAGCCACGTGTTGCTGACCCATCACCATTGGGACCATGTGGACGGTTTGGGCGACATTCTGACCAAACACCCCGCAAAGGTTATTGGGGCCGCCGCAGACGCGCACCGCCTGCCCGCCCTGGATGCCCAGGTGAACGACGGGGACACATTCGAATTTGGCGGTGAAACCGTGCATGTCATGGACGTCTCGGGCCACACTGTCGGCCACATCGCCTTTCACATGCCTGCCAGCTCGGTGCTGTTCACCGCCGACAGCTTGATGGCGCTTGGCTGTGGCCGCCTGTTCGAGGGCACGCCGGACCAAATGTGGGCCTCGCTGTGCAAAATGGCCGCCCTGCCCCCCGAAACCACCGTCTGTTCGGGCCATGAATACACCCAATCCAATGGTGCCTTTGCCGTCACCATCGAACCCGAAAACCCCGACTTGCAGGCTCGTGTGGCCGATATCGCGCAAGCCCGTGCTGCTGGAAAACCCACCGTGCCCTCATCTTTGGCGTTGGAATTGGCAACTAACCCCTTTCTGCGCGCGGCAGAGCCGGGTATTGCAGCCAATCTGGGCATGTCAGGCGCCGATCCGGCGGCCGTGTTCACCGAAATCCGGTCGCGCAAGGACAGTTTCTGA
- a CDS encoding DUF2125 domain-containing protein, producing MLRLIRVVIVLGLLWSAYWYIAGFGLRSGIEGWFATQGERGWQADYATIETSGYPTRHRTMLTSPALADPATGTAWQADWLEVDSPAIWPGRQTMRFAPTPQRLSYFDRTLVIEAQDMQADFHLHPGIALALDRLALTADDWSISGPKGPIANANDLTLSMVQTEQVETYEITVDAADFTPGEEIRRILASSTVLPRSFDALKLDTAVQFDKQWDRSALEEKRPQPVAIDLKLAELHWGELRLFAAGKLDVDAQGIPTGEIALKAENWREMLAMAEAAGAIPPQAVDPAERVLNMLASLGGNPSALDVQLNFRDGFVALGPLPIGPAPRLILR from the coding sequence ATGTTGCGGCTGATACGGGTTGTCATTGTTCTGGGTTTGCTGTGGTCGGCCTATTGGTACATCGCAGGCTTTGGCCTGCGGTCCGGCATCGAAGGGTGGTTTGCAACGCAGGGCGAACGCGGATGGCAGGCGGATTATGCCACCATCGAGACGTCGGGCTATCCCACGCGTCACCGCACGATGCTAACCAGTCCCGCATTGGCCGATCCCGCCACTGGCACCGCATGGCAGGCCGATTGGCTGGAAGTGGACAGCCCCGCAATTTGGCCAGGACGGCAAACGATGCGATTTGCCCCGACACCGCAGCGCCTGTCTTACTTCGACCGTACACTGGTGATCGAAGCGCAGGACATGCAGGCGGATTTTCATCTTCATCCCGGCATCGCTCTGGCCTTGGATCGACTGGCGCTGACAGCGGATGACTGGTCGATTTCCGGCCCGAAAGGACCGATTGCCAACGCCAATGATCTGACCCTGTCGATGGTGCAAACCGAGCAGGTGGAAACCTATGAGATCACGGTCGACGCCGCAGATTTCACACCGGGCGAGGAAATACGCCGCATTCTGGCAAGCTCGACCGTATTGCCGCGCAGTTTTGATGCGCTGAAACTGGATACCGCCGTTCAGTTTGACAAACAGTGGGACCGCAGCGCGCTTGAGGAAAAGCGCCCTCAGCCGGTGGCGATTGACCTGAAACTGGCGGAGCTGCATTGGGGCGAGCTACGTCTTTTTGCGGCGGGAAAGCTGGACGTTGATGCGCAGGGCATTCCCACCGGTGAAATCGCGCTGAAAGCCGAGAACTGGCGCGAGATGCTGGCCATGGCCGAAGCTGCCGGGGCCATCCCACCTCAGGCGGTTGATCCTGCCGAACGTGTTCTGAACATGTTGGCGAGCCTTGGCGGCAACCCAAGCGCTTTGGATGTGCAGTTGAATTTCCGGGATGGTTTTGTCGCCCTCGGCCCACTGCCGATCGGTCCCGCTCCGCGTTTGATCCTGCGTTAG
- a CDS encoding M23 family metallopeptidase has product MRAALIALMSLAAFPAASEPVLTLPVDCVLGETCHIQQYVDRDAGDGYRDYQCGNLAYDGHKGTDFSLPTLQAMRDGVNVIAAAPGVVRGVRDGMEDRLYTIDNAKDVKGKECGNGVVVRHDDGWETQYCHLKKGSVRVRTGYKVKRGTVLGEIGLSGKTQFPHLHMSVRHNGNVVDPFNTGDVAACDVEGGNLWRSVPDYLPGALIEAGFADRVPDYEEVHTGTAKQTQMSPESGALVLYGFAYGGRKGDIVRIEIHGPEGLMASYDSVLEKNLARFFRAYGKRLKKTRWPSGEYDGIVTMIRDGQVLSRAATQATID; this is encoded by the coding sequence ATGCGTGCGGCGCTGATCGCACTTATGTCGCTCGCCGCGTTCCCTGCGGCGAGCGAACCTGTTTTGACCCTGCCCGTTGATTGTGTCCTGGGTGAAACCTGCCACATCCAGCAATATGTCGACCGCGACGCCGGGGATGGCTATCGCGATTATCAATGCGGCAACCTGGCCTATGACGGCCACAAGGGCACCGATTTCTCGCTTCCCACCCTGCAAGCGATGCGGGACGGCGTGAATGTCATCGCCGCCGCACCCGGTGTGGTGCGCGGCGTGCGTGATGGCATGGAAGATCGGCTCTACACCATCGACAATGCCAAGGACGTCAAGGGCAAGGAATGCGGCAACGGCGTTGTCGTGCGGCACGACGACGGGTGGGAAACGCAGTACTGCCATCTGAAAAAGGGATCGGTCCGGGTGCGCACCGGCTACAAGGTCAAGCGCGGCACGGTGCTGGGTGAGATCGGGTTGAGCGGCAAAACCCAATTCCCGCACTTGCACATGTCGGTGCGCCACAATGGCAATGTGGTAGATCCGTTCAACACAGGCGATGTTGCCGCCTGCGATGTCGAGGGCGGCAACCTGTGGCGCTCTGTTCCCGATTACCTGCCCGGCGCCCTGATCGAGGCCGGGTTCGCCGACCGTGTGCCCGACTATGAAGAGGTTCACACGGGCACCGCGAAACAGACCCAAATGTCACCGGAATCGGGTGCCTTGGTTCTCTATGGGTTCGCCTATGGTGGCCGCAAAGGCGACATTGTCCGGATCGAAATCCACGGGCCCGAAGGGTTGATGGCCAGTTACGACTCGGTGCTGGAAAAGAACTTGGCGCGGTTCTTTCGCGCCTATGGCAAGAGATTGAAAAAGACGCGCTGGCCAAGCGGCGAATATGATGGCATCGTGACCATGATCCGCGATGGCCAGGTGCTGAGCCGCGCCGCGACCCAAGCGACGATCGACTGA
- a CDS encoding biopolymer transporter ExbB: MAHQEQETRPQFSQPIQQIVTMLIVLGLSGAGAFLALPRVLPVFEANPYLNGFIVFVFVIGVLACFWQVLQLIGSVRWIEAFAVGEHNANVVPPQLLAPLASLLRSRGARMQLGSSSTRSILDSVAQRIDEAREITRYIVNLLIFLGLLGTFYGLATTVPAVVDTIRSLAPQEGEEGIAVFNRLMTGLEAQLGGMGVAFASSLLGLAGSLIVGLLELFAGHGQNRFYRELEEWLSSITRVGFSSGDGEEGGVDTGAITNVMDHMAEQMEGLRAMFEASDKSQAEVNARLGHLVDAISAMSDRDAQTEGTIAALDRVAAGQDALVEIMRTQGQHEGLDAESRMRLRSIDVQMLRILEEISAGRQESMTELRKDIELLVTAMSAGRAPSPRSGD, from the coding sequence ATGGCGCACCAAGAACAAGAGACGAGACCACAATTCTCGCAACCGATCCAACAGATCGTCACCATGCTGATCGTTCTGGGCCTGTCAGGTGCAGGCGCGTTTCTGGCGCTTCCGCGAGTTTTGCCGGTGTTTGAGGCGAACCCTTACCTGAACGGGTTCATTGTCTTTGTATTTGTCATCGGGGTACTGGCCTGTTTCTGGCAGGTGCTGCAGCTCATCGGCTCGGTCCGCTGGATCGAGGCCTTTGCCGTGGGCGAGCACAACGCCAATGTGGTGCCGCCGCAATTGCTGGCACCGCTGGCCTCGCTCTTGCGGTCGCGCGGTGCAAGGATGCAGCTGGGGTCATCCTCGACCCGCTCAATCCTGGATTCGGTGGCTCAGCGGATTGATGAGGCGCGGGAGATTACGCGATACATCGTCAATCTTTTGATTTTCCTTGGCCTTTTGGGGACGTTCTATGGTTTGGCCACCACGGTTCCTGCCGTCGTTGACACCATTCGCAGCCTCGCCCCGCAAGAGGGCGAAGAGGGGATCGCCGTTTTCAATCGCCTGATGACCGGGCTCGAGGCGCAGTTGGGCGGCATGGGGGTTGCCTTTGCGTCGTCCCTCTTGGGGCTCGCCGGGTCGCTGATCGTTGGACTTTTGGAACTCTTTGCAGGGCACGGTCAAAACCGGTTCTACCGCGAGTTGGAAGAGTGGTTGTCTTCGATCACCCGCGTGGGCTTCAGCTCGGGCGATGGTGAAGAGGGCGGCGTTGATACTGGTGCCATCACCAACGTGATGGACCACATGGCCGAGCAGATGGAAGGTCTGCGCGCCATGTTCGAAGCCTCGGACAAATCGCAGGCTGAGGTGAACGCACGCCTCGGCCATTTGGTCGATGCGATCAGCGCCATGAGTGACCGGGATGCGCAGACCGAGGGCACCATTGCAGCGCTCGACCGGGTCGCGGCAGGGCAGGACGCTTTGGTCGAGATCATGCGCACCCAGGGCCAGCACGAAGGGTTGGATGCCGAAAGCCGGATGCGCCTGCGCTCGATCGACGTGCAGATGCTACGCATCCTGGAAGAGATTTCAGCGGGTCGTCAGGAAAGTATGACCGAGCTACGCAAGGATATTGAGTTGCTCGTAACAGCCATGTCGGCAGGCCGCGCACCCTCGCCACGCAGCGGGGATTGA
- a CDS encoding methyltransferase domain-containing protein translates to MHLDVQDLRNFYYRSTLGRAAQAAVRGRVQAIWPQATGQTIAGFGFAVPLLRPYLSDARRVIGLMPGPQGVMAWPAGQPNVSVLVEETLWPIETGHVDRLIVMHGLETSERPSDLLDECWRVLGPGGRALFVVPNRAGLWSRSDKTPFGYGRPYTLTQLEAQLRKHEFEVEFHCSALYHPPSFKRFWLKSGPLLERTGTRMPTIMAGGVFLVEVSKRLHPPRGAGIKDKVPSRIRILEGLSNPLPKPA, encoded by the coding sequence ATGCATCTTGATGTGCAGGATCTTAGGAATTTCTACTACCGCAGCACGCTGGGGCGCGCGGCGCAGGCGGCTGTGCGTGGTCGTGTTCAGGCAATCTGGCCGCAAGCCACCGGGCAGACCATCGCCGGGTTCGGCTTTGCTGTACCCTTGTTGCGTCCCTACCTGAGCGACGCGCGGCGAGTAATCGGGTTGATGCCGGGGCCGCAAGGCGTCATGGCCTGGCCTGCTGGGCAGCCCAATGTCTCGGTCCTGGTCGAAGAGACGCTCTGGCCCATCGAAACCGGCCACGTCGACCGGTTGATCGTGATGCATGGTCTGGAAACGTCCGAGCGGCCCTCGGACCTGCTGGATGAATGTTGGCGGGTGTTGGGGCCGGGGGGCAGGGCGCTGTTTGTGGTGCCGAACCGGGCCGGACTGTGGTCGCGGTCGGACAAGACGCCGTTCGGTTACGGCCGTCCGTACACGCTCACCCAGTTGGAGGCGCAACTTCGCAAGCACGAGTTCGAGGTCGAGTTCCATTGCTCGGCGCTCTATCATCCGCCATCGTTCAAGCGGTTTTGGCTCAAGTCCGGCCCGCTGCTCGAGCGCACCGGCACCCGGATGCCGACGATCATGGCGGGTGGCGTGTTTCTCGTTGAGGTCTCCAAACGCCTGCATCCGCCACGTGGGGCAGGGATCAAGGACAAGGTTCCCAGCCGTATCCGCATCCTTGAGGGGCTATCGAATCCTCTTCCGAAACCTGCATGA
- a CDS encoding gamma-glutamylcyclotransferase encodes MTMWVFGYGSLLWNPGFPVARSELATLHGYARSFCMSSIHHRGTEDKPGLVLALDEVADAHCRGLALAVEPGHEDKTLAELRERELVSSAYLERMLDVELDDGSVVNAVTYVIDPDHVQYCGGMELERQAQIIAHAVGGRGPNTEYLYNTAQHLTEIGLSDADLDWLSDRVRVLSA; translated from the coding sequence ATGACGATGTGGGTATTCGGATACGGATCGCTTTTGTGGAACCCGGGCTTTCCCGTGGCGCGCAGTGAGCTGGCGACACTGCACGGATATGCGCGGTCATTCTGCATGAGCTCAATCCACCATCGGGGGACCGAGGACAAGCCCGGCCTTGTGCTGGCGCTGGATGAGGTGGCGGATGCGCATTGCCGGGGGCTGGCACTGGCGGTAGAGCCGGGCCACGAGGACAAGACCCTGGCCGAGTTGCGTGAACGCGAGTTGGTGTCGTCGGCCTATCTGGAGCGGATGCTGGATGTAGAGCTGGACGACGGCAGTGTCGTGAATGCCGTCACCTATGTCATCGACCCCGACCACGTGCAGTATTGCGGCGGGATGGAGCTGGAACGGCAAGCTCAGATTATCGCGCACGCCGTAGGGGGCCGCGGGCCAAACACCGAATATCTTTACAACACTGCCCAACATCTGACCGAAATCGGCCTGAGCGACGCAGATCTGGATTGGCTGTCGGACCGCGTGCGTGTGCTTTCGGCATAA